A portion of the Leifsonia sp. EB41 genome contains these proteins:
- the rpsF gene encoding 30S ribosomal protein S6: MHQYELMVILDPEIDERTVAPSLDKFLNVVRNDGGSVDNIDIWGRRRLAYEINKKSEGIYAVVQLTATGDTTKELDRQLKLSEAVMRTKVLRAEEAIAQVAAAQKRADEKAARKASTSADKAAAAEKAAAPEKAGA, from the coding sequence ATGCATCAGTACGAGTTGATGGTCATCCTCGATCCCGAGATCGATGAGCGCACCGTAGCTCCGAGCCTCGACAAGTTCCTCAACGTCGTTCGTAACGACGGCGGATCTGTCGACAACATCGACATCTGGGGTCGTCGTCGCCTGGCGTACGAGATCAACAAGAAGTCCGAGGGCATCTACGCCGTCGTGCAGCTCACCGCGACCGGTGACACCACGAAGGAGCTCGACCGCCAGCTGAAGCTCAGCGAGGCCGTCATGCGCACCAAGGTGCTCCGTGCCGAAGAGGCCATCGCGCAGGTCGCGGCCGCTCAGAAGCGTGCCGACGAGAAGGCCGCCCGCAAGGCGTCCACCTCCGCCGACAAGGCCGCTGCCGCCGAGAAGGCTGCCGCCCCCGAGAAGGCCGGCGCCTAG
- a CDS encoding CCA tRNA nucleotidyltransferase gives MQSVAESLDRLGALAATPTVDRLAQAFAAAGFELSLVGGPVRDALLGRAVHDLDFTTDARPDDILGVVRPIADAVWDIGRAFGTIGARFGDDTVEITTYRSDSYDGATRKPEVEFGDTLEGDLLRRDFTVNALALRIPEVRLVDPSGGVEDLLARRITTPSSPEVSFGDDPLRMMRAARFASQLGFAVDEQTREAMADMAERIGIVSAERVRDELTKLLASDDPRPGIELLVDSGLADQVLPELPALRLEVDEHHHHKDVYQHSLTVLDQAIGYEKDRHPGTAPDLVLRIAALLHDIGKPATRRFEPGGAVSFYHHDVVGAKLAKKRLTALRFDKATIDSVARLIELHLRFFGYSDAHWTDSAVRRYVRDAGGELERLHMLTRADVTTRNRRKADRLGFAYDDLEQRIAELKAQEELDAVRPDLDGEQVMRLLGLRPGRDVGQALSFLLELRLDEGPLGEEEATRRLLAWWEAR, from the coding sequence ATGCAGTCCGTCGCCGAATCCCTCGACCGCCTCGGCGCCCTGGCGGCGACCCCGACGGTCGATCGGCTCGCCCAGGCGTTCGCCGCGGCCGGCTTCGAGCTCTCGCTCGTGGGAGGCCCCGTGCGCGACGCCCTCCTGGGCCGCGCGGTGCACGATCTGGACTTCACCACCGACGCGCGTCCGGACGACATCCTGGGCGTCGTCCGGCCGATCGCCGACGCCGTGTGGGACATCGGCCGCGCGTTCGGGACGATCGGGGCACGCTTCGGCGACGACACGGTCGAGATCACGACCTACCGCAGCGACAGCTACGACGGCGCGACGCGCAAGCCGGAGGTGGAGTTCGGGGACACGCTCGAAGGCGACCTCCTGCGCCGGGACTTCACCGTCAACGCGCTCGCCCTGCGCATCCCGGAGGTGCGGCTGGTGGACCCGTCCGGCGGCGTGGAGGACCTCCTGGCCCGGCGCATCACCACGCCGTCGAGCCCCGAGGTGTCGTTCGGCGACGATCCACTGCGGATGATGCGCGCCGCCCGGTTCGCCTCCCAGCTCGGTTTCGCCGTCGACGAGCAGACACGTGAGGCGATGGCGGACATGGCCGAGCGCATCGGCATCGTCAGCGCCGAGCGCGTGCGCGACGAGCTCACGAAGCTGCTGGCGTCCGACGACCCGCGGCCCGGCATCGAGCTCCTCGTGGACTCCGGACTCGCCGACCAGGTGCTCCCGGAGCTGCCTGCGCTGCGGCTGGAGGTGGACGAGCACCACCACCACAAGGACGTGTACCAGCACAGCCTGACCGTGCTCGACCAGGCGATCGGCTACGAGAAGGACCGCCACCCCGGCACGGCGCCCGACCTGGTGCTGCGGATCGCCGCGCTCCTGCACGACATCGGCAAGCCCGCGACGCGGCGGTTCGAGCCAGGTGGCGCCGTCTCCTTCTATCACCACGACGTCGTCGGGGCGAAGCTCGCCAAGAAGCGGCTGACCGCCCTGCGCTTCGACAAGGCCACGATCGACTCGGTCGCGCGCCTCATCGAGCTGCACCTCCGCTTCTTCGGGTACTCCGACGCCCACTGGACCGACTCGGCCGTCCGCCGGTACGTGCGCGACGCCGGCGGCGAGCTGGAGCGCCTACACATGCTGACCCGCGCCGACGTGACGACGCGCAACCGGCGCAAGGCCGACCGGCTCGGCTTCGCGTACGACGACCTTGAGCAGCGCATCGCCGAGCTGAAGGCGCAGGAGGAGTTGGACGCCGTCCGGCCCGACCTCGACGGCGAGCAGGTGATGCGGCTGCTGGGGCTGAGGCCCGGACGCGACGTCGGTCAGGCGCTCTCATTCCTCCTGGAGCTGCGGCTCGATGAAGGACCGCTCGGCGAGGAGGAGGCCACGCGGCGGCTGCTCGCGTGGTGGGAGGCGCGGTAG
- a CDS encoding DUF6049 family protein, which translates to MSVSGFTFRGARLPAALIGAGVAVVALLAGPAAGPAAASSGPSSVAAASVRTATNASIGASLTADNGGVLAPGQELVASVTVTNPTDTAYTAGAVGLWLDPQPQKTRADLASWLTSTDAVSNRVDLGKATLPILEPGSSVVVRVNVPATAVPFATRTTSAVYGLGATVDIGPAVANARGSVVWSPGDAATRSTVGVVMPIVSPSTGDGLIAAQDLATYTAPNGVLTRDLDGLQNHATVAIGIDPMILASIRALGNSAPASATAWLDRLSALPNDTFSLGYGDADVAGQIQAGLPAPLQPTALGYALDPKNFSPTPTAIGEPQNPTSTPAATPSPTPTPGTGTALPTLDRLLAWNYSLRGVAWPGDDTLRSADLAPLAAAGLGTVVVSGSNTNADKLDSTPNAPQHSGSSTLAVSDQRLSEALRQAVSAPSDLAWNAAMSKLNAQLQLISAEGTTPRHLLLALDRSWPSSGTQLQRTLDALFTSPFAAPSTFPALLSSAPSSELAMTDAPESQTRIDSIHLLLQDEKSIDAFATILSDPTTLTGQTRAQLLTLLAVSWQNPRTQWSTAVNSSRQATVKTLHSVHVLPTENVNLVSAQGSIPFTVSNELSTEAVTVVLSASPSNSRLEIDAPTTKTIPQDSRATMLVPVKAKVGNGQVILSLQLYSPTGVPIGEPSSVTVDVHADWEGIGALIFGGLLVLLFGFGIVRNILRRRDQRRRDEDEAATEDGNGSDAAAGEASGDTAEADTRPTPGGADG; encoded by the coding sequence ATGAGCGTATCCGGCTTCACCTTCCGGGGTGCGCGACTGCCTGCTGCCCTGATCGGCGCGGGAGTCGCCGTCGTCGCCCTGCTCGCGGGCCCCGCCGCGGGACCGGCGGCAGCGTCCTCCGGCCCCTCGTCCGTCGCCGCGGCCTCCGTCCGCACGGCGACGAACGCCTCGATCGGCGCCTCATTGACCGCCGACAACGGCGGGGTGCTCGCGCCGGGGCAGGAGCTGGTCGCATCCGTCACAGTGACCAACCCGACGGACACCGCCTACACGGCCGGCGCGGTCGGGCTCTGGCTCGATCCGCAGCCGCAGAAGACGCGAGCGGATCTCGCCTCCTGGCTCACCTCGACGGATGCGGTCTCGAACCGCGTCGACCTCGGCAAGGCGACCCTCCCCATCCTCGAGCCCGGCTCCAGCGTCGTGGTTCGCGTGAACGTGCCGGCGACGGCCGTCCCGTTCGCCACGAGGACCACCTCGGCCGTCTACGGGCTCGGCGCGACGGTCGACATCGGCCCGGCCGTCGCGAACGCCCGGGGATCGGTCGTCTGGAGCCCCGGGGATGCCGCGACCCGCTCCACGGTCGGCGTCGTGATGCCGATAGTGAGCCCGTCGACCGGTGACGGCCTCATCGCCGCGCAGGACCTGGCGACCTACACGGCGCCGAACGGAGTGCTGACCCGCGACCTCGATGGCCTCCAGAACCACGCGACAGTCGCGATCGGCATCGATCCGATGATCCTCGCGTCGATCCGCGCGCTCGGGAACTCCGCGCCCGCCAGCGCGACGGCCTGGCTCGACCGGCTGAGCGCCCTCCCGAACGACACCTTCTCACTCGGTTACGGCGACGCGGACGTGGCCGGTCAGATCCAGGCCGGCCTTCCCGCGCCGCTGCAGCCGACGGCGCTCGGCTACGCGCTCGACCCCAAGAACTTCTCGCCGACCCCGACAGCGATCGGGGAGCCGCAGAACCCGACCTCCACTCCCGCGGCGACGCCCAGCCCGACGCCCACGCCCGGCACCGGGACGGCGCTCCCCACCCTCGACCGGCTGCTGGCCTGGAACTACAGCCTCCGCGGCGTCGCGTGGCCCGGCGACGACACCCTCCGCTCGGCCGACCTCGCCCCCCTCGCGGCGGCAGGCCTCGGGACCGTCGTCGTGTCGGGCAGCAACACCAACGCCGACAAGCTCGACTCGACCCCGAACGCGCCGCAGCACAGCGGATCGTCGACGCTCGCGGTCTCCGACCAGCGGCTCTCCGAGGCGCTCCGCCAGGCCGTCTCGGCGCCGAGCGACCTCGCCTGGAACGCCGCGATGTCGAAGCTGAACGCCCAGCTCCAGCTCATCAGCGCGGAGGGCACGACGCCCCGCCACCTCCTCCTCGCCCTCGACCGCTCCTGGCCGTCGAGCGGGACGCAGCTCCAGCGCACGCTGGACGCCCTGTTCACCAGCCCGTTCGCGGCGCCGTCGACGTTCCCCGCCCTGCTGTCGTCCGCCCCGTCGTCCGAGCTCGCGATGACCGACGCCCCCGAGTCGCAGACCCGGATCGACAGCATCCACCTGCTCCTGCAGGACGAGAAGTCGATCGACGCCTTCGCGACCATCCTCAGCGACCCGACGACACTCACCGGGCAGACCAGGGCGCAGTTGCTCACGCTCCTCGCTGTCTCCTGGCAGAACCCGCGCACGCAGTGGAGCACGGCGGTCAACTCGAGCAGACAGGCGACCGTGAAGACCCTTCATTCGGTCCACGTCCTGCCCACCGAGAACGTGAATCTGGTGAGCGCGCAGGGTTCCATCCCGTTCACGGTCAGCAACGAGCTGAGCACGGAGGCCGTCACGGTCGTGCTCAGCGCGTCGCCGTCGAACAGCCGTCTGGAGATCGACGCGCCGACCACGAAGACCATCCCGCAGGACTCCCGGGCGACGATGCTCGTGCCGGTGAAGGCCAAGGTCGGAAACGGCCAGGTCATCCTGTCGCTGCAGCTCTACAGCCCGACGGGAGTGCCGATCGGCGAGCCCAGCTCGGTCACGGTGGATGTGCACGCCGATTGGGAGGGCATCGGGGCGCTGATCTTCGGCGGCCTGCTGGTGCTGCTGTTCGGCTTCGGGATCGTGCGGAACATCCTGCGCCGGCGTGACCAGCGTCGGAGGGACGAGGACGAGGCTGCGACGGAGGACGGGAATGGCTCAGACGCCGCCGCCGGTGAGGCCTCCGGTGACACAGCGGAAGCGGACACCCGCCCCACCCCGGGAGGCGCCGATGGCTAG
- the murJ gene encoding murein biosynthesis integral membrane protein MurJ gives MASVGRASAMLASGTFVSRLLGFGRAWLLVQAIGLSSIAANAYNTATIVPNSVYAIIAQGILNAILVPQIVRASVNPDGGRAYINKLITLGMVVFAGVAAVATVLSPVLMSLYGLRGAQAELATAFAYWSLPQIFFLGLYTLLGEVLNARKSFGPFTWAPVVNNLVGVVMLGVFVLAFGAYATGNSHAVWSPGMVALLAGGATLGLAAQALVLFLFWRRIGLRFRFDFGWRGVNLGSAGKAAGWTFAMLIATQVAGLVETNVANSVGEGHAGSFAMTNAWLVFMLPHGIIAVSIVTAFYTRMAEHAHRGAVDSFRDDFSSAARSIMFLIVLASAVLIVLAYPVARVFTSSYQSMGNVLIAYLIGLVPFSLVFMAQRAFYSLGDTRTPFMFTLVQTVVIIVGVLACFSVPADFRAAAIAFVVSGASVVQAGLAFALLRRRTGGVDGRRILDGMWRFIVAGLAAMVAGGGFLVILGGVGHGSFPVSGPVAAVVSSAIVGVIMLVVYVGFLAILRSSDLEAGLAPILERAAARSSARR, from the coding sequence ATGGCTAGCGTGGGCCGGGCGAGCGCGATGCTCGCGTCCGGCACCTTCGTGTCACGCCTCCTCGGCTTCGGCAGGGCGTGGCTGCTCGTCCAGGCGATCGGCCTGTCGAGCATCGCCGCGAACGCGTACAACACCGCCACGATCGTGCCGAACAGCGTGTACGCCATCATCGCCCAGGGCATCCTCAACGCGATCCTGGTGCCGCAGATCGTTCGCGCCTCCGTCAACCCCGATGGCGGACGCGCCTACATCAACAAGCTCATCACGCTCGGGATGGTGGTGTTCGCGGGTGTGGCCGCCGTCGCCACTGTGCTCTCCCCGGTCCTGATGTCCCTCTACGGCCTGCGCGGGGCCCAGGCGGAGCTCGCGACCGCGTTCGCGTACTGGTCGCTGCCGCAGATCTTCTTCCTCGGGCTGTACACGCTGCTCGGGGAGGTCTTGAACGCGCGCAAGTCGTTCGGCCCGTTCACCTGGGCGCCGGTGGTCAACAACCTCGTCGGCGTCGTCATGCTCGGCGTGTTCGTGCTCGCCTTCGGCGCCTACGCCACCGGGAACAGCCATGCGGTGTGGTCGCCGGGGATGGTGGCGCTGCTCGCCGGCGGGGCGACGCTGGGGCTGGCGGCGCAGGCGCTCGTGCTCTTCCTGTTCTGGCGACGGATCGGCCTACGTTTCCGCTTCGACTTCGGTTGGCGCGGGGTGAACCTCGGCTCGGCCGGCAAGGCAGCGGGCTGGACCTTCGCCATGCTCATCGCCACGCAGGTCGCGGGACTCGTGGAGACCAACGTCGCCAACTCGGTCGGCGAGGGGCACGCCGGCTCGTTCGCGATGACGAACGCCTGGCTCGTCTTCATGCTCCCGCACGGCATCATCGCCGTGTCGATCGTGACCGCCTTCTACACGCGGATGGCGGAGCACGCCCACCGCGGAGCCGTCGACTCGTTCCGCGACGACTTCTCGAGCGCCGCACGGTCGATCATGTTCCTGATCGTGCTGGCGTCGGCCGTGCTGATCGTCCTCGCCTATCCGGTCGCCCGGGTCTTCACCTCGTCGTACCAGTCGATGGGCAACGTGCTCATCGCCTACCTCATCGGTCTGGTCCCGTTCTCTCTCGTGTTCATGGCCCAGCGCGCCTTCTACTCCCTCGGGGACACCCGAACGCCGTTCATGTTCACCCTCGTGCAGACGGTGGTCATCATCGTGGGCGTGCTCGCGTGCTTCTCGGTGCCCGCGGACTTCCGCGCCGCCGCGATCGCCTTCGTGGTCTCCGGCGCGAGCGTCGTGCAGGCGGGCCTGGCGTTCGCCTTGCTACGCCGCCGCACCGGGGGAGTGGACGGCCGGCGCATCCTGGACGGGATGTGGCGCTTCATCGTGGCAGGACTCGCGGCGATGGTGGCGGGCGGCGGGTTCCTCGTCATCCTCGGCGGAGTGGGCCACGGATCCTTCCCTGTGAGCGGTCCCGTCGCCGCCGTCGTCTCGTCGGCGATCGTCGGCGTGATCATGCTCGTCGTCTACGTCGGCTTCCTCGCCATCCTGCGTTCGAGCGATCTGGAGGCCGGTCTCGCACCCATTCTGGAGCGCGCCGCGGCCCGATCCTCCGCTCGCAGGTGA
- the trxB gene encoding thioredoxin-disulfide reductase: MRQIIIIGSGPAGYTAAIYAARANLKPLLIASSVEAGGELMNTTEVENFPGFPDGVMGPDLMFKMQAQAEKFGTDIVLDDVVSVDLSGDVKTVTLGSGAVHEALSVIFATGSAYRKLGLEDEERLSGHGVSWCATCDGFFFRERTIAVVGGGDSAMEEATFLTRFADKVYVIHRRDSLRASKIMQERAFANEKIEFVWNSEVVGISGDEQVRAVTLRNLETGEQSELELQGLFIAIGNDPRVHLVHGQLDLTPEGTIAVAGRSSKTKVAGVFAAGDVIDPTYRQAVTAAASGTVAALDAEHYLTTLPKDLLERAAEGASGDLELTTTA, translated from the coding sequence GTGCGGCAGATCATCATCATCGGTTCCGGCCCAGCCGGTTACACGGCGGCCATCTACGCCGCTCGCGCCAACCTCAAGCCGCTGCTGATCGCCTCCTCTGTCGAGGCCGGCGGCGAGCTGATGAACACCACGGAGGTCGAGAACTTCCCCGGCTTCCCCGACGGTGTCATGGGCCCCGACCTCATGTTCAAGATGCAGGCGCAGGCCGAGAAGTTCGGCACCGACATCGTCCTCGACGACGTCGTGTCCGTCGACCTCTCCGGCGACGTCAAGACGGTCACACTCGGCTCCGGCGCCGTCCACGAGGCGCTGTCGGTCATCTTCGCCACAGGCTCCGCGTACCGCAAGCTCGGGCTGGAGGACGAGGAGCGCCTGTCCGGTCACGGCGTCTCCTGGTGCGCCACCTGCGACGGGTTCTTCTTCCGTGAGCGCACGATCGCCGTCGTCGGCGGCGGCGACTCCGCGATGGAGGAGGCGACCTTCCTGACCCGCTTCGCGGACAAGGTGTACGTCATCCACCGCCGCGACTCGCTGCGCGCCTCCAAGATCATGCAGGAGCGCGCGTTCGCCAACGAGAAGATCGAGTTCGTCTGGAACTCGGAGGTCGTCGGCATCAGCGGCGACGAGCAGGTGCGCGCGGTGACGCTGCGCAACCTGGAGACCGGCGAGCAGAGCGAGCTGGAGCTGCAGGGCCTGTTCATCGCGATCGGCAACGACCCGCGGGTCCACCTGGTCCACGGCCAGCTCGACCTCACTCCGGAGGGGACCATCGCGGTCGCCGGCCGGAGCTCCAAGACGAAGGTCGCGGGCGTGTTCGCCGCGGGCGACGTGATCGACCCCACCTACCGCCAGGCGGTCACCGCCGCCGCGTCGGGTACGGTCGCCGCGCTCGACGCCGAGCACTACCTCACGACCCTCCCCAAGGACCTGCTGGAGCGCGCGGCGGAGGGCGCGTCCGGCGATCTCGAACTCACCACCACCGCATAA
- the trxA gene encoding thioredoxin, protein MSAARSVTDATFEQDVLSSGKTVLVDFWAEWCGPCRAVGPILDQIAAEHADKIEIVKLNVDENPQTAAKYQITSIPAMKVYQGGEVVKTVIGAKPKPALEADLAAYLA, encoded by the coding sequence ATGTCAGCAGCACGTTCCGTCACGGACGCCACTTTCGAGCAGGACGTCCTCAGCAGCGGAAAGACCGTCCTCGTCGACTTCTGGGCCGAGTGGTGCGGTCCGTGTCGCGCCGTGGGCCCGATCCTCGACCAGATCGCCGCCGAGCACGCGGACAAGATCGAGATCGTCAAGCTCAACGTGGACGAGAACCCGCAGACCGCGGCGAAGTACCAGATCACGTCGATCCCGGCGATGAAGGTCTACCAGGGTGGAGAGGTCGTCAAGACCGTCATCGGCGCCAAGCCGAAGCCCGCCCTCGAGGCCGACCTGGCCGCCTACCTCGCGTAG
- a CDS encoding PLP-dependent aminotransferase family protein — protein MTEQGSPRQQGNNLDPWYHHYAQRTSGLAASEVRALFAVASRPEVVSLAGGMPYVAALPEDLVVGAMDRVMREQGAVALQYGSGQGVPALREQILDVMALEGISGSADDVIVTTGSQHALELFSKLFIDPGDVVLAEGPSYVTAMVIFRSYQAEVDHIPMDEHGLIPEALREHIARLKAAGRRVKFLYTVPTFHNPAGVTLSWERRLEILEIARQNDILVLEDNPYGLLYFGEKPPAAMRSVEREGVVYLGTFSKTLAPGFRVGWALAPHAIREKLILANEAAVLSPSSFSQLVISEYLRDADWRGQIDTFRGVYRERKEAMISALEEYLPELSWTNPNGGFYVWLTLPSHLDSKAMLPRAVTELVAYTPGTAFYGDGSGAQNIRLSFCYPTPESIKVGVRRLANVINGEQDLLDTFAGTGPLTASRASRTSPNPPTDLR, from the coding sequence GTGACAGAACAGGGCAGCCCTCGTCAGCAGGGCAACAATCTGGACCCGTGGTATCACCACTACGCGCAGCGCACCAGCGGCCTGGCCGCCAGTGAGGTCCGAGCCCTGTTCGCCGTCGCCAGCCGCCCCGAGGTGGTCTCGCTGGCCGGCGGCATGCCGTACGTCGCGGCGCTCCCCGAGGATCTCGTCGTGGGGGCGATGGACCGGGTGATGCGCGAGCAGGGTGCGGTCGCCCTCCAGTACGGGTCCGGCCAGGGCGTTCCCGCGCTGCGGGAGCAGATCCTGGACGTGATGGCCCTCGAGGGGATCAGCGGCAGCGCCGATGACGTCATCGTGACGACCGGCTCGCAGCACGCGCTCGAACTGTTCAGCAAGCTGTTCATCGACCCGGGCGACGTCGTGCTCGCCGAAGGCCCCAGCTACGTGACCGCGATGGTCATCTTCCGCTCGTACCAGGCGGAGGTCGACCACATCCCGATGGACGAGCACGGGCTCATTCCGGAGGCCCTGCGAGAGCACATCGCGCGGCTGAAGGCAGCGGGCCGGCGGGTGAAGTTCCTCTACACGGTGCCGACCTTCCACAATCCGGCCGGAGTCACCCTGTCGTGGGAGCGGCGGCTCGAGATCCTCGAGATCGCCCGCCAGAACGACATCCTGGTGCTGGAGGACAACCCGTACGGACTGCTCTACTTCGGTGAGAAGCCTCCTGCCGCGATGCGGTCGGTCGAGCGCGAGGGCGTCGTCTACCTGGGCACCTTCTCGAAGACCCTCGCACCCGGGTTCCGGGTCGGCTGGGCGCTCGCACCCCACGCGATTAGGGAGAAGCTCATCCTCGCCAACGAGGCGGCTGTGTTGAGCCCGAGCTCGTTCAGTCAGCTCGTCATCTCCGAGTATCTGCGCGACGCCGACTGGCGCGGCCAGATCGACACGTTCCGCGGTGTGTACCGGGAGCGCAAGGAGGCCATGATCTCCGCGCTCGAGGAGTACCTCCCCGAGCTGTCCTGGACCAACCCGAACGGCGGCTTCTACGTGTGGCTCACGCTGCCGTCGCACCTCGACTCCAAGGCCATGCTGCCGCGCGCCGTGACCGAGCTCGTCGCGTACACGCCGGGCACAGCGTTCTATGGGGACGGGTCGGGCGCGCAGAACATCCGGCTGTCGTTCTGCTATCCCACGCCGGAGAGCATCAAGGTCGGGGTCCGCCGGCTCGCCAACGTCATCAACGGCGAGCAGGACCTCCTGGACACCTTCGCCGGCACCGGCCCGCTCACGGCGTCGCGCGCCAGCCGCACCAGCCCGAACCCGCCGACGGATCTGCGCTGA
- a CDS encoding D-alanine--D-alanine ligase, giving the protein MAEKEALDIVVLAGGISHERDISLRSGRRVADGLQSFGHHVTVREPDGELLGYLSESGPDVVWPALHGSSGEDGALRALLELAGVPFVGSTTDAARLAWSKPTAKTVVSRAGVATPASVTLPKETFRELGANSVLATVLGAFDVPLVVKPAHGGSAQGVTIVTAAEELPRAMVDAYTYADVALIERKIAGVEVSVAVLDTGDGPIALPPVEIEPVEGTYTFDARYNAGETRFYVPARLDGATTEAVSAAATAAHAALGLRHLSRVDLIVDAAGVPWFLEANVLPGLTETSIMPQAIAASGRDLGDVYASLAAAAIADAGE; this is encoded by the coding sequence ATGGCCGAAAAAGAAGCACTTGACATCGTCGTTCTCGCCGGCGGAATCTCGCACGAGCGAGACATCTCACTGCGGAGCGGACGACGTGTCGCCGACGGCCTCCAGTCGTTCGGACACCACGTCACCGTGCGCGAGCCGGACGGCGAGTTGCTCGGTTACCTCAGCGAGAGCGGCCCGGATGTCGTCTGGCCGGCGCTCCACGGATCGAGTGGTGAGGACGGCGCCCTCCGCGCGCTGCTGGAACTCGCCGGCGTGCCGTTCGTCGGGTCGACGACGGACGCCGCCCGACTCGCCTGGTCGAAGCCGACCGCCAAGACCGTCGTGTCCCGTGCCGGCGTCGCCACGCCCGCGTCGGTCACGCTTCCGAAGGAGACCTTCCGCGAGCTCGGTGCCAACAGTGTGCTGGCGACGGTGCTCGGCGCGTTCGATGTCCCGCTCGTAGTGAAGCCGGCCCACGGCGGTTCGGCGCAGGGCGTCACCATCGTCACGGCTGCTGAGGAGCTCCCGCGCGCGATGGTCGACGCGTACACCTACGCCGACGTCGCCCTCATCGAGCGGAAGATCGCCGGCGTGGAGGTCTCCGTCGCCGTGCTCGACACGGGAGACGGCCCGATCGCGCTTCCGCCGGTGGAAATCGAGCCGGTCGAGGGCACCTACACGTTCGATGCTCGGTACAACGCGGGGGAGACCCGGTTCTATGTGCCGGCGCGGCTGGACGGGGCGACCACCGAGGCGGTCTCGGCCGCGGCGACCGCAGCACATGCAGCGCTCGGCCTCCGGCACCTGTCCCGGGTCGACCTGATCGTCGACGCGGCGGGCGTCCCGTGGTTCCTGGAGGCGAATGTGCTGCCGGGTCTCACGGAGACGTCGATCATGCCCCAGGCGATCGCGGCGTCCGGTCGGGACCTTGGTGACGTCTACGCGTCGCTCGCGGCAGCGGCGATCGCGGATGCGGGGGAGTAG
- a CDS encoding ParB/RepB/Spo0J family partition protein: protein MAAKRTGLGRGIGALIPTSDQSARPVDVFFPETSAVATAELVAVPGARLANLSPADIVPNAAQPRVEFDRDALDELVASIREVGVLQPVVVRPIAGQVDKYELIMGERRLRATKELGFDSIPAVIKDTADEDMLRDALLENLHRSQLNPLEEASAYQQLLADFGITQEQLATRIGRSRPQITNTIRLLKLPAPVQSRVAAGVLSAGHARAILSVGDDEDAMVRLADKIVNEDLSVRAAEAVASRSPKPVRTKASPGKHRGHLDEVAERLGDRLNTRVKISLGARKGQIVVDFATIQDLNRILDEIGQPTYSSPVRFT, encoded by the coding sequence ATGGCAGCGAAGCGCACTGGTTTGGGACGCGGTATCGGCGCACTGATCCCCACGAGTGATCAGTCGGCGCGACCGGTGGATGTCTTCTTCCCGGAGACGTCCGCAGTGGCGACGGCGGAGCTCGTCGCGGTGCCCGGCGCCCGGCTCGCGAACCTCTCCCCCGCTGACATCGTGCCCAACGCGGCGCAGCCGCGCGTCGAGTTCGATCGCGATGCGCTGGACGAGCTCGTCGCGAGCATCCGCGAGGTCGGAGTGCTCCAGCCGGTGGTCGTCCGTCCGATTGCCGGCCAGGTGGACAAGTACGAGCTCATCATGGGCGAGCGGCGACTGCGGGCGACCAAGGAGCTCGGCTTCGACAGCATCCCGGCGGTCATCAAGGACACCGCCGACGAGGACATGCTGCGGGACGCCCTCCTGGAGAACTTGCACCGGTCGCAGCTCAACCCGCTCGAGGAGGCGTCGGCCTACCAGCAGCTCCTCGCGGACTTCGGGATCACCCAAGAGCAGCTCGCGACCCGGATCGGCCGGTCGCGGCCGCAGATCACCAACACGATCCGCTTGCTGAAGCTCCCGGCGCCGGTGCAGTCGCGCGTGGCGGCCGGCGTCCTCAGCGCAGGACACGCTCGCGCGATCCTCTCGGTCGGTGACGACGAGGACGCGATGGTGCGGCTGGCAGACAAGATCGTCAACGAGGACCTCTCGGTTCGCGCGGCGGAGGCTGTCGCAAGCAGGTCGCCGAAGCCGGTCCGGACCAAGGCCTCCCCCGGCAAGCACCGCGGACACCTGGATGAGGTCGCAGAGCGTCTCGGAGATCGGCTGAATACCCGTGTCAAGATCAGCCTGGGCGCTCGAAAAGGCCAGATCGTGGTCGATTTCGCCACGATTCAGGACCTGAACCGGATTCTGGACGAGATCGGCCAGCCGACCTACAGTTCGCCGGTCCGTTTCACGTGA